GGCGTCGCCGCGAGCACCGCCTCGACCCGCGCCGCCAGCGCGTGCAGCGAGTCCAGCGACGGGCCCTCGATCCGCATGGCGACCGGCGCGTCGATCACCGGGCCGTTCTCGAACTCCCGCAGCGCGATCTCCGCGCCCGGGTAGCTCGACAGCTCGGCGCGCAGCGAGTCCAGGAGCCGCGGCGTGGCGTAGTGGTCGTAGCGGTGGAGCAGCACGAACAGCTGCCCGATCCGCGGGTCGTCGGTGCGCGAGGACACGTTGTAGTAGACGAACGGGTTGTCGTGCCCCACCGAGGTGTAGACGGCGCGCACGCCCGGCGCCCGCCCCACCACGCGCTCGGCGAACCGCGCCGCCGAGTCGGTGGCCGCGATGCTCGCGCCCTCCGGCGCCGTGATGTCCACGTGGAACTGCGGCGTCTCCGCCTTGGGGAACAGCGAGAAGCCCACCACCGGCACCAGCGCGAACGACAGCGCGACGAACGCCGCGCCCAGGACCAGCGTGCGCCACGGCCGCCGCAGCGCGCGGTCCAGGACCGGCGCGTAGGTCGCGTGGATCCCGCGGTCGAACGCCCGCAGGAACCGGTTGCCCTCCGCCTCCTCCCGGGCCGGGAGCAGGCGGCTCGCCAGCCACGGGATCACCGTGAGCGAGACCAGCAGCGAGGCCACGATGGCGTAGATCACCGCCAGCGGCAGCGAGCGGATGTAGCGGCCCGGCCCGCCCGGCAGGAACAGCATCGGCACGAAGGCGAACACCAGCGTCGCCGTGGCGCCCAGGACCGCGACCCAGATCTGCCGCGTGGCGAGGATCGCCGCCTCGATCCGCGCGTGCCCCTCGCGCCGGAAGCGGGTGATGTTCTCCACCACCACGATCGAGTCGTCCACCAGCAGGCCCAGCGCGATCACCATCCCCACGATCGAGAGCTGGTTCAGCGTGAGGCCGGTCCAGTCGAGCGCCGTGACGCCGATCGCGAGCGACAGCGGGATCGAGACCATCACCACCGCCGCGGCCCGCGGGCCCAGCGGGAGCAGGGTGAGCAGCACCAGCCCCAGCGCGATCAGGAAATCCTCCCCCAGCCGCGCCAGGCGGTGCGAGACGTTCGCCGCCTGGTCGAAGCCCCGCGCCAGCGCCACGCCGTGCGGCAGCTCCCGCTCGAACCCGTCGAGCGCCCCGTAGATGCGGTCGCGCACCGCCTCCACGGTGGTGCCCGCCCGCTGCGTCGCGGTCACGAACACCGCGCGCCGCCCGTCGAACCGCGCCCGGTAGGTCGAGTCGCCGTAGCCCCACGCCACGGCCGCGACGTCGCCCAGCCGCACCAGGCGGCCGGCGCCGCCGCGCACCACCGTGCCGCGCACCTGGTCGAGCGTCTCGTAGCCGCCCCACGAGTGCACGCTGAAGCTGCGCTTGCCGGCGTCGGCGCTGCCACCCGGGACGTCGGCGCTCTCGCCGCCGATCGCGCCCAGCACCTGGGAGACCGGCAGCCGCAGCGCGGCCAGCCGGCCGAGGTCCAGCTCCACGTCCACCTGCCGCTCGGGCGCGCCCCACCGCGAGGCGGTGCGCACGCCCGGCAGGGCGCTGAGCCGGTCCTGCAGCTCCTCGGCCAGCGAGTCGAGCACCCGGTAGCTCGCCAGCGGCGAGACCAGCGCCACCTGGACGATGCTCACGTCGAGCGTCGTCGCCTTGCGCACCTCGAGCCGCGCCAGCTCGGCCGGGAGCGTCGGCCGCAGGCCGTTGATCTCGCGCACCACGTCGTCGTACTTCTTGTCCGCGTCCTGGTTGGGCTCGAACTCGACCGTCGTCGTCGCGACGCCGGGCCGAATCCGGCTCTTGAGGCTCTTCACGTCCTCCAGCCCGTGGAGGGTGTCCTCCACCGGCTTCACGACCAGCCGCTCGAGGTCGCCCGCGCTCGCGCCCGGGTACACCGCGATCACGGTGAAGATCGGAAAGGCGAGCGGCGGATCCTCGCCGCGCGGGATCGTCAGCAGCGACTTGATCCCCAGGGCCGCGAGCATCAGGAACGCGACGACCGTGACCTGCCAGTGCCGGACGGCGAATTCGGTCAGCTTCACGGACGCACCCTCACGGCCGTGCCGTCGTCGAGGTAGGCACCGCCGTCGGTGATCACCGCCGTCACGCCCTCCAGTCCCGACACCACCGCCACGCGGTCGCCCGCGAGGAAGCCGACGGTCACGGAGCGGCGCAGGGCGTGCCGGCCGTCGGGCGAGAGGGCGAACACGCTGGCCCTGGAGCCGTCGGCCTCGAGCACGGCCTCGACCGGCACCATCGTCGCCCGCCGCGCGGCGCGCGGCCTGATGTCCACCCGGCCCACCAGGCCGCTCGCCAGGCCCGCCGCCGCCGGCAGCGCCACCTCGACGCGGTAGGTGCCGGTCTGCGGGTCGGCCGCGGCCGCGATCTCGGTCACGGTCCCGGCGAACGCGCGGTCGGGCAGCGCGTCGAACCGCACCTCGGCGCGGTCGCCCAGGGCCACCTGCACCGCGTCGCGGTCGGCCAGCGCGGCGCGGAAGACCACCCCGCGCGCGCGGCTCCCCAGCGTCAGGACCGCCGTGCCGGCCTGCGCCAGCTCGCCCGGCTCCGCGCTCCGCTTCAGGATCACCCCGGCCGAAGGCGCCACGATCACCGCGTAGCGCCGGTTGAACGCCGCGCTCTCCAGCTCCGCGGCGGCCACGTCGCGGCCGGTCTGCGCGTCCTGCACCTGCTCGAGTGTCGCCACGGTGTCGGCATAGAGTCGCTGTGCTCGCGCCAGGTCCCGGGCCGCCTTGTCAGCTCCGCTGCGGGCCCGGGCGACGGCGGCGTCGATCTCGCTGAGGTCGAGCGCCGCGAGGGTGTCCCCCGTGCGGACGATCTGGCCTTCGTCCACGAGGACGCGGCCCACGACGCCCCCGATCTTGAAGCTCAGCGGCACCTCTTCCTTGGGGCCCAGGGTCCCGGTCGCGGTGAGCGGCCGAGCGACGGCCTCGACGACGACGGGCGCGACCTTGACCGGCACGGCGTCGGAGGCCGGGGGAGCCTCGGAGCGGATGCGGCCGCAGCCGGCCGCGCCCAGGAAGAGCAGGGAAGCGAGTGCGAGGCGGTTCATCGGGCGGCTCCTTCCAGGTTCAGGTCGCGCAGCGCGGCCGCGCGCTCGAGGTCCACGTAGCGGATGGCGTACTGGTAGGCGGTGACGGAACGGTTCAGCTCGGCCGTGGTCAGCTCGGTGCGCGCGTCCACCAGCTCCACCGGGCTGGCGACGCCTTCCTCGTAGCGGCGGCGCACGAGCTGCCAGGTGCTGCGCGCCGCGTCGAACCGGTCCTCGGCCGTCGCGATCGCGGCCCGCGCCGTGGCCGCGGCCTCGTACGCGGTGCGCACCTCGAGCACGATCCGCTCGGCGAGGTCCTCGCGGAGCGTGCGCACGCGCTCGACCTCGAGGCCGGCGGCGCGGCGGCGGGACGCATCCTGGCCGCCGTCGAACAGGTTCCACGCCACCACCACGGACGCGACCCAGTAGTCCTGGCTCGGCCGCAAGGCGAGGTCGCGGCCCTGGAAGCCGTAGTCCACGGCCAGCGAGAAGCTGGGGAGGTACGCGGCCGTGGCCGCGCGCGAGCCCGCCTCCGCGGTGCGGACGCCCGCGTCCACCTCCCGCAGCTCTTCGCGGCGGGCGAGGCCGCTGGCGACGGCGTCGTCCACGCCGATGGCGAGCGGCAGCGCGAGCGCGCTGTCGGGAATCGTCTCCACCGGCGCGTCGAGCGGGCGGCGGAGCAGCTGGTTGAGGAGCCGCGCCGCCGCGGTCTGGCGCTGGCGCGCCTCGGCGAGCTGCTGCACGATCGCGCTCCGGTCGGCGCGCGCGCGGAACACCGCCTCGGGCGTCGCGCGCCCGGCCGCCACCAGCCGCTCGGCGACGCGCTGGTTCTCCTCCACCAGGGCGAGCGCGGCGGCGTAGATCTCCACGGCGCGCTGCGCGCTCGCCTCGCCGAGGTAGGCGGTCTGGACGTCGGCGGCGAGCCGCCGCTCGGCCGCGAGCACCTCCTCGCGCGCGCCGTCGCGGCGGGCGCGGGCCGCGGCGTAGCCGGCGACGATGCCGGCGTTGAACAGCGGCTGGCGCAGCTCGAGGTGCGAGTCGTTCGCCTGCGGCAGGGTGAAGTCGAGGTTGGTGGGGAAGCGGTTCGACCCCAGCACGCCGTTGAGGGCGGCGAAGGCGGGATTCACGAAGGTGCCGATGTTGGGCACGCCGTTGAGCTGCGACGAGCGCGCCTCGAGGCCGAGCGACGGCAGGAAGAGGCCGCGCGCGGCGGTGACGTCGGCGTCGGCCTGCCGCTCGCCGAGCCGTTCGGCCGCGAGGCCGAGGTTGGCGCGGAGCGCCTCAGCCACGAGCGGGCCGAGGGGGTCGGGCTGGGCCCGCACGGCGGCACCGGCGCCGACGCCGGCGGCGGGTGCCTGGGCAGCGGCCCTGCCGGCCAACGCGAAGAGCGCGGCCGTGAGGAGCGCGAGCTTCGGGAGTGATCGCGTCGGCTTTGGAGTGAACATCGCTATATCTCCTAACACTGTTAACTCGATGTGGCGAAAAAAGATGGGTCGCGCCCATCCGATCGTGCTGCGTCTTCCTTTTCGTCTCTACGTGGCCTGATGCGCTTCCGGTTTCGCGGCGCTCCGGTCTACGGCGCCGTCTCCATCCGCCTGATGCCGCTGGTGAGGATCTCGATCGCCTGTCTCGCCGAGTGCTCGAGGTCGCGCCACGGGACCCAGGGATCGTGCTTCGTCATTCTGAGCGAGATCAGTCCGTGCAGCGACGCCCAGAGGATCTGCGCCAGCTCGTCGGGGTCGGCGTACTGGGGGCGCAATCGTCCCTGCTCGATGGCCTGGCGGCAGGAGAGCACGAGCAGCGCGTAGGCGTCCTTCTCCGGGTTGCCGACGATCTCCGGGCGGTGCTCGATCTCGGGGAGCGCCGTCATGAACATGAACTTGTAGTGGTTCGGGTACTCCACGGCGAACTGGAGGTAGAGCAGGCCGATCTCCCGGATGCGCTCGATGGGATCCGGGAGCGAGGCCGCGGCCGCGAAGTGGCGGGCGAGGCCGTCGAAGTCCAGCTGGCACAGCTCGGCGACCAGCGCCTGCTTGTTGGCGAAGTGGTGGTAGAGCGCGGTGGGCGTGTACGCGATGGCGTCGGCGATGGCGCGCATCGTGGTGGCCTCGTAGCCCTGCTCGACGAACATGTGTCGCGCCGCCTCGAGGATCTTCTCCCTCGTGTCGGCGCGCTCCTGCTCGCGGCGCTCGAAGCTGGCAAGAGACTTGGCGCTCATAACTACGTTAACGGATATAACGCTGTTAGGGATCTGTCAAGAGGGGTGGTTGGGGCGCGCGGCTTCGGGCCCGCGAGGCGCGACTTCGGTGATCGGGCAACGCGCCACTCGGGTCAACGTCGGCCGGGCGCCTTCCTTGCCAAGCTCCGTCTGC
The sequence above is drawn from the Gemmatimonadales bacterium genome and encodes:
- a CDS encoding TetR/AcrR family transcriptional regulator — encoded protein: MSAKSLASFERREQERADTREKILEAARHMFVEQGYEATTMRAIADAIAYTPTALYHHFANKQALVAELCQLDFDGLARHFAAAASLPDPIERIREIGLLYLQFAVEYPNHYKFMFMTALPEIEHRPEIVGNPEKDAYALLVLSCRQAIEQGRLRPQYADPDELAQILWASLHGLISLRMTKHDPWVPWRDLEHSARQAIEILTSGIRRMETAP
- a CDS encoding efflux RND transporter permease subunit — translated: MKLTEFAVRHWQVTVVAFLMLAALGIKSLLTIPRGEDPPLAFPIFTVIAVYPGASAGDLERLVVKPVEDTLHGLEDVKSLKSRIRPGVATTTVEFEPNQDADKKYDDVVREINGLRPTLPAELARLEVRKATTLDVSIVQVALVSPLASYRVLDSLAEELQDRLSALPGVRTASRWGAPERQVDVELDLGRLAALRLPVSQVLGAIGGESADVPGGSADAGKRSFSVHSWGGYETLDQVRGTVVRGGAGRLVRLGDVAAVAWGYGDSTYRARFDGRRAVFVTATQRAGTTVEAVRDRIYGALDGFERELPHGVALARGFDQAANVSHRLARLGEDFLIALGLVLLTLLPLGPRAAAVVMVSIPLSLAIGVTALDWTGLTLNQLSIVGMVIALGLLVDDSIVVVENITRFRREGHARIEAAILATRQIWVAVLGATATLVFAFVPMLFLPGGPGRYIRSLPLAVIYAIVASLLVSLTVIPWLASRLLPAREEAEGNRFLRAFDRGIHATYAPVLDRALRRPWRTLVLGAAFVALSFALVPVVGFSLFPKAETPQFHVDITAPEGASIAATDSAARFAERVVGRAPGVRAVYTSVGHDNPFVYYNVSSRTDDPRIGQLFVLLHRYDHYATPRLLDSLRAELSSYPGAEIALREFENGPVIDAPVAMRIEGPSLDSLHALAARVEAVLAATPGTQYVTNPVRIARTDLRVAVDRGKAGLLGVPTAEIDRTVRLGLAGLTGGTLREGAGEARPIVVRLAGAGDRPAPGDLDRIWVASTSGALTPLGQVADVRFERAVSEIQRYDRSRSVTVTANVRTGFNTDRVTHAVLEGLRSVALPPGYRIVPAGEIESRQQSFGGIGGAVIVATFAILAILVLEFRTFRSTLIVASVIPLGMAGGVIALLLAGETLSFTATIGFVALIGIEIKTSILLVDLTNRLRAEGMDLEAAIRRAGEVRFLPIVLTSLTAIGGLLPIALQGSGLYSPLAWVIIGGLVTSTLLARIVTPVMYKVLAPAVV
- a CDS encoding TolC family protein produces the protein MFTPKPTRSLPKLALLTAALFALAGRAAAQAPAAGVGAGAAVRAQPDPLGPLVAEALRANLGLAAERLGERQADADVTAARGLFLPSLGLEARSSQLNGVPNIGTFVNPAFAALNGVLGSNRFPTNLDFTLPQANDSHLELRQPLFNAGIVAGYAAARARRDGAREEVLAAERRLAADVQTAYLGEASAQRAVEIYAAALALVEENQRVAERLVAAGRATPEAVFRARADRSAIVQQLAEARQRQTAAARLLNQLLRRPLDAPVETIPDSALALPLAIGVDDAVASGLARREELREVDAGVRTAEAGSRAATAAYLPSFSLAVDYGFQGRDLALRPSQDYWVASVVVAWNLFDGGQDASRRRAAGLEVERVRTLREDLAERIVLEVRTAYEAAATARAAIATAEDRFDAARSTWQLVRRRYEEGVASPVELVDARTELTTAELNRSVTAYQYAIRYVDLERAAALRDLNLEGAAR
- a CDS encoding efflux RND transporter periplasmic adaptor subunit yields the protein MNRLALASLLFLGAAGCGRIRSEAPPASDAVPVKVAPVVVEAVARPLTATGTLGPKEEVPLSFKIGGVVGRVLVDEGQIVRTGDTLAALDLSEIDAAVARARSGADKAARDLARAQRLYADTVATLEQVQDAQTGRDVAAAELESAAFNRRYAVIVAPSAGVILKRSAEPGELAQAGTAVLTLGSRARGVVFRAALADRDAVQVALGDRAEVRFDALPDRAFAGTVTEIAAAADPQTGTYRVEVALPAAAGLASGLVGRVDIRPRAARRATMVPVEAVLEADGSRASVFALSPDGRHALRRSVTVGFLAGDRVAVVSGLEGVTAVITDGGAYLDDGTAVRVRP